A section of the Phacochoerus africanus isolate WHEZ1 chromosome 4, ROS_Pafr_v1, whole genome shotgun sequence genome encodes:
- the ADRB2 gene encoding beta-2 adrenergic receptor, with the protein MGQPGNRSVFLLAPNGSHAPDQDVPQERDEAWVVGMAIVMSFIVLAIVFGNVLVITAIAKFERLQTVTNYFITSLACADLVMGLAVVPFGASHILMKMWTFGNFWCEFWISIDVLCVTASIETLCVIAVDRYLAITSPFKYQCLLTKNKARVVILMVWVVSGLISFLPIKMHWYQATHQEALNCYAEEACCDFFTNQPYAIASSIVSFYLPLVVMVFVYSRVFQVARRQLQKIDKSEGRFHAQNLSQAEQDGRSGPGHRRSSKFCLKEHKALKTLGIIMGTFTLCWLPFFIVNIVHGIHDNLIPKEVYILLNWVGYVNSAFNPLIYCRSPDFRMAFQELLCLHRSSLKAYGNGCSSNSNGRTDYTGEQSGCYLGEERDSERLCEEPPGPEGCAHRQGTVPDDSADSQGRNCRTDDSML; encoded by the coding sequence ATGGGGCAGCCCGGGAACCGCAGCGTCTTCTTGCTGGCGCCCAACGGAAGCCATGCGCCGGACCAGGACGTCCCACAGGAGCGGGACGAGGCATGGGTGGTGGGCATGGCCATCGTCATGTCGTTCATTGTCCTGGCCATCGTGTTTGGAAACGTGCTGGTCATCACAGCCATCGCCAAGTTCGAGCGTCTCCAGACGGTCACCAACTACTTCATCACCTCCCTGGCCTGTGCTGACTTGGTCATGGGCCTGGCGGTGGTGCCCTTTGGGGccagccacatcctcatgaaaaTGTGGACTTTTGGCAATTTCTGGTGCGAGTTTTGGATTTCCATTGACGTGCTGTGCGTCACGGCCAGCATTGAGACCCTGTGCGTGATCGCCGTGGATCGCTACCTTGCCATCACGTCCCCCTTCAAGTACCAGTGCCTGCTGACCAAGAACAAGGCCCGGGTGGTCATTCTGATGGTGTGGGTCGTGTCGGGCCTTATCTCCTTCTTACCCATTAAGATGCACTGGTACCAGGCCACCCACCAGGAAGCCTTAAACTGCTATGCAGAGGAGGCCTGCTGTGACTTCTTCACCAACCAGCCTTACGCCATCGCCTCTTCCATCGTGTCCTTCTACCTGCCCCTGGTAGTCATGGTCTTCGTCTACTCCAGGGTCTTTCAAGTAGCCAGAAGGCAGCTCCAGAAGATCGACAAATCTGAGGGCCGCTTCCACGCCCAGAACCTCAGCCAAGCGGAGCAGGATGGGCGGAGCGGGCCGGGACATCGGAGGTCCTCCAAGTTCTGCTTGAAGGAGCACAAAGCCCTCAAGACGTTAGGGATCATCATGGGGACTTTCACCCTGTGCTGGCTGCCCTTCTTCATCGTCAACATTGTGCACGGGATCCACGACAACCTCATCCCAAAGGAAGTTTACATCCTCCTAAACTGGGTGGGCTATGTCAACTCTGCCTTCAACCCCCTCATCTACTGCCGGAGTCCAGATTTCAGGATGGCCTTCCAGGAGCTTCTGTGCCTGCACAGGTCTTCCCTGAAGGCCTATGGGAATGGCTGCTCCAGCAACAGCAACGGTAGGACCGACTACACAGGGGAACAGAGTGGCTGCTacctgggggaggagagagacagcGAACGGCTGTGTGAGGAGCCCCCAGGCCCGGAAGGCTGTGCACACCGGCAAGGTACTGTGCCCGATGATAGCGCTGATTCACAGGGGAGGAACTGTCGTACAGATGACTCCATGCTGTGA